A single Anopheles maculipalpis chromosome 3RL, idAnoMacuDA_375_x, whole genome shotgun sequence DNA region contains:
- the LOC126563647 gene encoding gustatory receptor for sugar taste 64a-like — MQNLTPAERFPSVRSMARPPSTPSTALAEEPATKADREQECSTHEAMAAVIFMGQVFSLMPIAGYGPASDPRNVTMRFLSVRFVYGCVTLLIMLTLIAMLGAYTAEQSSFGVQQASSMAYYAIIVFFMVELMLLARNWSKIMGRWYVDELPFRSAPYRPPASKLPFHRKVPLIAFSVMFLAFLEDTLNFLSAYKLNELHIRYCPHRSGFWKNFFHREHPYVLRVIPYHAVLGWTIELTMRIAKFTWHYVDVFIICLSLGLQRRFVQFNERLERLDGQPQSQTVWRGLRLDFVRLTELVTFVDERFSKLILFSCANDMFFITVQLFNSFDLKPTTVTTVYFWYSLGFLICRCFLMLFVVSSISRASERPLETLRRFPSTNWNLDLRRLCDAVATSENALSGKRFFFIRRPLILAMAGTIITYELVLLDQVKKIPDTTKDCTF, encoded by the exons ATGCAAAACTTGACACCCGCCGAACGATTCCCGAGTGTCCGCAGCATGGCAAgaccaccatcaacaccatcgACCGCGCTGGCCGAGGAACCAGCGACTAAGGCGGACCGGGAACAGGAATGCAGTACGCACGAAGCGATGGCAGCAGTCATCTTCATGGGACAAGTGTTTTCGCTCATGCCTATCGCTGGTTACGGTCCGGCAAGTGATCCGCGGAACGTTACGATGCGTTTCCTGTCCGTACGGTTCGTGTACGGATGTGTTACGCTGCTGATAATGTTGACACTCATCGCTATGTTGGGTGCATATACGGCCGAGCAGAGCTCGTTTGGAGTGCAGCAGGCTT cttccATGGCGTACTACGCCATTATCGTGTTTTTCATGGTGGAACTCATGCTACTGGCCCGCAACTGGTCCAAAATTATGGGCCGCTGGTACGTGGATGAGTTACCGTTCCGGAGCGCACCTTATCGACCACCAGCCAGTAAGCTTCCGTTCCACCGCAAGGTCCCTCTTATCGCGTTCAGCGTTATGTTTTTAGCGTTTCTCGAGGACACACTTAACTTCCTCTCGGCATACAAACTCAACGAGCTGCACATTCGGTACTGTCCGCATCGTAGTGGCTTTTGGAAGAATTTCTTCCATCGGGAGCATCCGTATGTGTTGCGCGTTATCCCGTACCACGCGGTGCTCGGTTGGACGATCGAGCTGACGATGAGGATCGCCAAGTTTACCTGGCATTATGTGGATGTGTTTATCATCTGTCTCAGTCTCGGGTTGCAGCGTCGGTTTGTACAGTTCAACGAGCGCCTAGAGCGTCTCGATGGACAACCACAATCGCAGACCGTATGGCGTGGGCTGAGGCTTGACTTTGTGCGACTTACAGAGCTGGTCACATTTGTGGACGAGCGCTTCTCGAAGCTAATTCTGTTTAGCTGCGCCAACGATATGTTCTTCATCACGGTGCAGTTGTTCAACAGTTTCGA CTTGAAACCAACCACCGTGACCACGGTTTACTTCTGGTATTCGCTCGGATTTCTCATCTGTCGCTGCTTTCTCATGCTGTTCGTCGTGTCCTCGATCAGCAGAGCATCGGAACGCCCTCTCGAGACGTTGCGCCGCTTTCCCAGCACAAACTGGAACCTAGATCTGAGACGGCTCTGTGACGCCGTGGCCACATCCGAGAATGCTCTTTCCGGCAAGCGATTCTTCTTCATCCGGAGACCATTGATACTAGCG ATGGCCGGTACGATCATTACCTACGAGCTGGTGTTACTAGATCAGGTGAAGAAGATCCCGGACACGACAAAGGATTGCACATTTTAA
- the LOC126560842 gene encoding uncharacterized protein LOC126560842, whose translation LAGFNWIPWTSHQGIPPAAVYAGNDQDGSPIYVGRAYHEGDQLPAKVIPSKQAAYVSHNGMEIFKSHFEVLTGTGFTWVGSGNGHVPAGAVLAGSTTTGEQLYVGRTHHEGSLTPGKIHRSHGCLYIPFNGAEQSFLSYEVLVGQQRSNWQHCSAHAPMPPNAILAGHDSDSSPIYVGRAYHEGDQLPAKVLPTKQIAYVCHNGQEIPKHSFEVLVGGNVSWVPSGFGSVPPNAVFGGRTTTGEALYIGRTHYMGSLTPGKIHPSHQTLYIPYGGSEIPIKNYEVLIEH comes from the exons TTGGCAGGATTTAACTGGATTCCATGGACCTCACACCAGGGCATTCCGCCGGCAGCGGTGTACGCCGGAAATGACCAGGACGGTTCGCCGATTTACGTCGGACGGGCGTACCATGAGGGCGACCAGCTGCCAGCGAAGGTGATTCCATCCAAGCAGGCGGCTTATGTCTCGCACAATGGTATGGAGATATTTAAGTCACACTTTGAG GTCCTTACGGGCACCGGATTCACCTGGGTTGGTAGTGGAAATGGACATGTGCCGGCGGGTGCCGTACTGGCCGGTAGTACAACCACCGGTGAGCAGCTGTACGTTGGACGTACACATCACGAGGGCAGCCTGACACCGGGCAAGATCCACCGGTCCCATGGATGTCTTTACATTCCGTTTAACGGTGCAGAACAAAGCTTCCTGTCCTATGAAGTTCTCGTTGGACAGCAGCGCT CGAACTGGCAACACTGCTCGGCACATGCACCGATGCCCCCGAACGCAATTCTGGCCGGACACGACTCGGACAGCTCACCCATCTACGTGGGCCGTGCGTACCACGAGGGTGATCAGCTCCCGGCGAAGGTGCTGCCGACCAAGCAGATTGCGTACGTTTGCCACAATGGACAGGAAATTCCCAAACACTCGTTCGAAGTGCTGGTCGGCGGTAACGTGTCCTGGGTACCATCCGGATTCGGTAGCGTACCACCGAATGCCGTCTTTGGCGGACGGACCACAACTGGCGAGGCGTTGTACATTGGCCGGACGCACTATATGGGCAGCTTAACACCGGGCAAAATTCATCCAAGCCACCAGACGCTCTACATTCCGTACGGTGGCAGTGAGATCCCGATCAAGAACTACGAGGTACTGATCGAGCACTAA